The sequence AACAAATACGCCAAAACTAGTATCGATCATGCGTGATACGTATGTAGATATCCCAGGACACGGCAAAAACAAAATCAATGCTGCATATTCATATGGTGGTCCAGAACTTGTACGCCAAACGATTAAAGAAAATTTTGGCGTAGACGTCCAATATTATGTAGTAGCCAATTTTGAAGGTTTCCCTAAGATTGTTGATACGCTTGCACCAGAAGGAATCAAAATTAACGCAGAAAAAGATATGTCGAAAAATATCGATGCAAACATTAAAAAAGGTGAGCAAGTAATGGACGGTAAGACACTGTTACAATATGCTCGCTTCCGTAAAGATGCTGAAGGAGACTTTGGTCGAATTCGTCGTCAGCAACAAGTACTAGAAGCTTTGAAAGAACAAGCGATTGACGTTGGTGATGTGGCAAAAATCCCTGATGTCATCGGAAAACTACAAGGTTATTCTTCCACTAATATCCCAACAGGAACATTAATGTCTATTGGCGCAGATTTCCTATTAGGTAAAACAAAAACAATGGAAAAATTTGCCATCCCAGTGGAAGGGAAATGGCATAACGAAAGAATCGATGGAGCAGGAGCAGTGCTTCGTTTAGATGACGTAGCCGCAAATGCGAAAGCTTTACAAGACTTTTTGAAATAACAAAAAAACACACGGAAATCCTGCGAAGGGTGCCCGTGTGTTTTTATATATATAAATGTATTTTTGTTGCACCTTTTATCAAATCCATACATACTGCTACAGTAAATAATACTAATTTTAGACAGGAAATTGTCACAAAAGAGTAACGAAGAAGTAGCAAGCTGGTTTTAAATTTCTTTTTTCGCTTCACATAGATTATAATGAATACATATTTTAAAAAAGGGGTGAGACGCTTCATGAAGGACAAAACAAAGAAAAGAAAATGGAACTGGGCACAGATTTTAGCTATTTTTGTATTAGTAACGCTCGTCGTTTCCATGGTTTATGCAACAGTTAATTTAATTACAGCGCCATCTGGCAATGTTCCAGAAGGCCAACAAACAAAGGGCGACTACTCACTTATGCTTATGCAGTGTGTACTTGGCGTGGTAGTGCTATTCTTACCATCCATCATTAGTAAAAAAATGAAATTCGTCATTCCGAATGCGATGTATATTGTTTTTATCGTTTTCTTATATTGTGCCATTTATCTTGGCGAAGTACGTAGTTTCTATTATTTAATTCCTAACTGGGATACGATTTTACATACATTTAGTGGGGCAATGCTTGGAGGACTTGGTTTCTCTATTGTGAGCTTACTAAATAATGATGAACGGATTACTCTTTCGATGAGCCCGGCTTTCGTTGCATTATTTGCTTGTAGCTTTGCTGTATTCTTGGGTGTTTTCTGGGAGTTCTATGAATTTGCAGCCGATAGCTTTGGTATGAACATGCAAAAAACAATGCTAGAAGACGGCACGATGCTTCAAGGTCACGCGGCAGTTGCTGATACAATGGGCGATTTATTCGTCGATTTCCTCGGCGCTTTCGTGATATCCATCATCGGCTACTTCTCCATTCGTAAAAATAAAAAATGGATGAAGAACTTCGAGTTTAAAAAATTAGACGAAGAAACAAAATAAAAAAATGCCAACAAAGTGAGAAATCATTTTGTTGGCATTTTTTTAGATAATTTTGCTTTCTCTATCAATAAACATCATCATAAAGGCGATAAGCTGTAAAAATGCACAAACGAGAATGGCATATTGAGCAAATAGCTGGATAAAGAAATTCCCCACTACGGCCCCAATGATAAAACTCAGAATAACGGTAAAATATAGCAAGCTGTTACGCAGATATTGTTTTTCCTTGTACTCGAAATAATCACACAAGTTTTGCGTAGCACTCCGCAAATTCCCTATACACATCGTCGTCGCAATCCCTCTACCATGCATTTTTCGGAAACTTTCTACCTGAATACCACATACAAAAGATATAAGTGAATTGGCAATTAGATTATGATCCAGTGGAATAAATGCAACTCCAATCAAAATTACCGCTTCTATCAATACTGAAAGCTGGCGCCAGTGAAGACGCCTAATATCACGCCGATGAATCACTTCAGATATCGCAATCCCGACCGTAAAAGAAACAACCGGCCAAAAATATTGAATAGCGATAGTCCAGTTACCCTCATGAAACGGGTAATATGCCAAGATGTCAAAGTAATTCAATTGATCAATTACGGGGCTCCATTTTGAATATGATTGAAGGTCTTGAATACTTTGTTAAAGTCACGCAAACGGATGCTGGTCGTATTGAGAGATTAGGAGAGCTTTTTGACCAACAAGATAGAAGGCTTGGGCAAAGAATGCAGGGGTTGAAAAAAGCTAAATGAATGAAAAAAATAAAATCGTTAATCAAAAGCTTGGTTTGATTCAAAAAGAGTTACGTGAAAAAGAAGAAGAATTATTAGATTTATTTAAAAGAGAACGTGAGATTGAATCAATTGAAGATACTTTACGTAGTTTAGAACAAAGAAAACAAGAGACCCTCATATTAATGCAAAATGTGTATCAAGGAAGTAAGAGTCGAGGACTTGCACAACACATGTTGGAAGCGGGACAAGAAGATAGTCGAGCTTTTTCAAGACTTATAAATAATTTAAAAGAAGAAAATCAAATAACAAAATCGACTTTAAATCATAAGAAAGCTTCCTTAGTAAAGACAAAAAATGATTTAGAAATGGAGTTGTTGTTGAATGACTAAAATAGCTATCTCTGAGGTATCGGAATTTCTAAGAAAGCTTAAAATTACTAATAATAACGTAGGTAACAATATTACGAGTTTAGAACGAGCGATTCATCAATATAATGAAGATGGTCGATTAGAAGGAGAAGCAATTGCTAGATCAAAAGCATATTACAACAATATATATTTCCCGTTATGTCAAGCGATTCGCGAAGGGATGAGAATTAGTGAGTCGCTTTTAGAGCAATACTTGAATGACTTTGCGTATCAAGTAGATTCCTCTGCTGATTGTTGCATTGATGCCGATGGATTGTTTGAATTGAGTCAAAGAGTAGATAGATTAGAGCGTGATTTTGAAGAATTACAACAATCACTTTCTATTGGAACAGGTACTTTGTATCAAGGTAAGGTTTTAAAATTACAAATGGAGATGTTTAATGCTTGGAAGAAAGAGCAGTTACTAGAAAAGTATATTCAATTTGAACAATCGCATGGTAATTTTTTTAGCGGGCTAGAGGAATTAACTTACCATATAAAGCGCGCAGTTCAAGAAATTGACCAAAATATATCCTTTGATAGTAGTACAGGTCTATATGATTTTGGGAATATGAATGCTTCTATTTTAACAGATTTACAGAAAACTATGAGAAGAACGCAACCAGAACGAGATAAAAAAGCCCTTGAAGAGATTGCTGTGATGGATGAAAATGGAACAATCATTGGGGTTAATTGGGAGAGAGTTGCTCAATTACTTCGCGAGCCTAATAAATTAACAAGTGAAAGGCTTCGTGCTTTACAAATATTATGGAATTCTAGATTTGATGTAATTGATGAGTATGAGCGTGGTTTTTTTGCTTTTTTTGCACCTATTATTTCACCATTGTTAGGGTTTGAATATAACCAAGATAATGATTACTATTTTACGAATGAGCACTCATTGCAAAGATATGGTGGATTTATGGATTTTTATGATGATGCTGGTTTCTTATTAGGAATGGATTTAGATACCGAAGTAATAACTTTCATTTCGGGAGACAAAGAATACCGTGTTCAGTTATGGAAAGGAAACTACGGATTAGGAGCGGCGTACGGTGGGGAATTAGGGATTTATTATCGTAATGCAAGTGATGCTAATGCAAATCCATACCAAGAAGGAACTGAAAATTCTAAACTAATTTGGTATCGTTGTGTAGATGAGCAGGATGAGCTTGTTTCAACTTCTACTATTTATGATAAAACTACAGATGAACAGCTTATCAGAAACAGCACACGCGATTATGCTGAAAATGGAGATCATTTTTGGAACTTAGCCATTCAAACTAATTTTGGGCAAACTAAAGAAAATTTATATATGGTAGAACGTATTGAAATACCAAACGAAGAACTTAGAAATGATTTTGTAGAAGCATTAAAAAAAGAAACTGATATTAGTAATATAATTATTAATGGAGATGCGGTGACATTTACTTGGAAAAATTAAAAATAACGTGTATTAGTATTTTTATGTGTTTAATATTAGTAGCTATAGGAGGCTGTTCAACGGTGCAATCA comes from Listeria monocytogenes and encodes:
- a CDS encoding LCP family protein, with protein sequence MARHAQKRKARKGRIFVTILVALLILVGVVAVIGYFQYQSSLKEAQNESKLKDYNFNGVKAVGDEINVLLIGSDSRGEDQGRSDSLMIAHYNTKTNTPKLVSIMRDTYVDIPGHGKNKINAAYSYGGPELVRQTIKENFGVDVQYYVVANFEGFPKIVDTLAPEGIKINAEKDMSKNIDANIKKGEQVMDGKTLLQYARFRKDAEGDFGRIRRQQQVLEALKEQAIDVGDVAKIPDVIGKLQGYSSTNIPTGTLMSIGADFLLGKTKTMEKFAIPVEGKWHNERIDGAGAVLRLDDVAANAKALQDFLK
- a CDS encoding DUF3130 family protein, with protein sequence MPRCQSNSIDQLRGSILNMIEGLEYFVKVTQTDAGRIERLGELFDQQDRRLGQRMQGLKKAK
- a CDS encoding T7SS effector LXG polymorphic toxin; protein product: MTKIAISEVSEFLRKLKITNNNVGNNITSLERAIHQYNEDGRLEGEAIARSKAYYNNIYFPLCQAIREGMRISESLLEQYLNDFAYQVDSSADCCIDADGLFELSQRVDRLERDFEELQQSLSIGTGTLYQGKVLKLQMEMFNAWKKEQLLEKYIQFEQSHGNFFSGLEELTYHIKRAVQEIDQNISFDSSTGLYDFGNMNASILTDLQKTMRRTQPERDKKALEEIAVMDENGTIIGVNWERVAQLLREPNKLTSERLRALQILWNSRFDVIDEYERGFFAFFAPIISPLLGFEYNQDNDYYFTNEHSLQRYGGFMDFYDDAGFLLGMDLDTEVITFISGDKEYRVQLWKGNYGLGAAYGGELGIYYRNASDANANPYQEGTENSKLIWYRCVDEQDELVSTSTIYDKTTDEQLIRNSTRDYAENGDHFWNLAIQTNFGQTKENLYMVERIEIPNEELRNDFVEALKKETDISNIIINGDAVTFTWKN